A genomic stretch from Mesorhizobium shangrilense includes:
- the metE gene encoding 5-methyltetrahydropteroyltriglutamate--homocysteine S-methyltransferase, which translates to MTISQQIPVATLGMPRMGRRRELKFALESYWSGKSSAADLLATAKALRAANWREQHDCGVSKIPSNDFSLYDHVLDTAAMVGAVPSRYAWKGGEVPLDIYFAMARGKQGETAGCGHAGHEHVAQGHRSTAMEMTKWFDTNYHYIVPELTDDQTFALLSMKPVDHFLEAKALGIHTRPVILGPVTFLKLAKSPAEGFNPIALLPRLLPVYEELLRRLKLSGADWVQIDEPALVLDLNPNERAAFEFTYGQLSKAAPELKIMLATYFGPLEDNLETAISLPLAGLHLDLVRAPEQLETVGRLAPKDLVLSLGLIDGRNVWRANLPAILDRIKPIVAGWPLDRVEIAPSCSMLHVPIDLGMETALDVDVSSWLAFAAQKTEELVVLAQALSEGRQAAVGALKASAEAAAARAMSTKVHDPLVEGRIASIDGGMKQRKSAFAERSKVQAGTLGLPPFPTTTIGSFPQTPEVRKARSAHAKGELSYVDYETFLKKETEAAIRWQEEIGLDVLVHGEFERNDMVQHFGEQLSGLAFTQHGWVQSYGSRYVRPPIIFGDVSRPNPMTVRWWQFAQSLTEKPVKGMLTGPATILNWSFVRDDVSRAEACRQIALAIRDEVADLERAGARMIQIDEAAFREGLPLRKSDWKVYLDWAVECFRLASTGVEDATQIHTHMCYSEFNEIIDAIAEMDADVISIETSRSKMELLDAFKSSKYPNEIGPGVYDIHSPRVPEVGEISDLVMLARERLSDGQLWVNPDCGLKTRKWEEVRPALMNMVAAVCALRKKVQAGGFPDS; encoded by the coding sequence ATGACTATCTCTCAGCAAATTCCTGTTGCAACGCTCGGCATGCCGCGTATGGGTCGCCGGCGAGAACTGAAATTCGCGCTTGAAAGCTACTGGTCCGGAAAATCTTCCGCTGCCGACCTTCTGGCGACGGCGAAGGCGCTCCGTGCCGCTAACTGGAGGGAGCAGCACGATTGCGGCGTATCGAAAATTCCGTCGAACGACTTCTCACTCTACGACCATGTGCTCGACACTGCAGCCATGGTCGGCGCCGTGCCGTCCCGTTACGCATGGAAGGGCGGCGAGGTCCCACTCGACATCTACTTCGCGATGGCGCGCGGCAAGCAGGGTGAGACCGCAGGTTGTGGACATGCCGGCCACGAGCATGTGGCTCAGGGGCACCGCTCGACCGCGATGGAAATGACCAAATGGTTCGACACCAACTATCACTACATCGTGCCGGAGCTGACCGACGATCAGACCTTCGCCCTCTTGTCTATGAAACCGGTCGATCACTTCCTCGAGGCTAAAGCCCTCGGCATTCACACACGCCCGGTCATCCTTGGACCGGTCACCTTCCTCAAGCTGGCGAAGTCACCTGCCGAAGGTTTCAATCCGATAGCGCTTCTGCCGCGGCTGTTGCCTGTCTACGAGGAACTCCTGCGGAGGCTGAAGCTTTCGGGAGCCGACTGGGTGCAGATTGATGAGCCGGCGCTTGTGCTCGATCTTAACCCGAACGAACGAGCTGCATTCGAATTCACCTACGGCCAGCTGTCGAAAGCCGCGCCCGAGTTGAAGATCATGCTGGCTACCTATTTCGGGCCGCTGGAAGATAATCTCGAGACCGCGATTTCCCTACCCTTGGCGGGCCTGCATCTCGATCTCGTGCGCGCTCCCGAGCAGTTGGAGACGGTTGGTCGGCTCGCACCGAAGGATCTGGTGCTCTCGCTTGGCTTGATCGACGGCCGCAACGTCTGGCGCGCGAACCTGCCTGCGATTCTCGACCGCATCAAGCCGATCGTCGCCGGCTGGCCCCTAGACCGCGTCGAGATCGCGCCGTCCTGCTCGATGCTTCATGTGCCGATCGACCTGGGGATGGAGACCGCGCTCGATGTGGACGTCAGTTCGTGGCTGGCATTCGCGGCCCAGAAGACCGAAGAGCTGGTCGTGCTGGCCCAAGCCTTGTCCGAAGGCAGGCAGGCCGCAGTAGGCGCATTGAAAGCTTCTGCCGAGGCTGCCGCCGCGCGCGCAATGTCCACAAAGGTCCATGATCCGCTCGTCGAGGGGCGGATCGCCAGCATTGACGGCGGCATGAAGCAACGAAAGAGCGCATTTGCCGAGCGTTCCAAAGTCCAAGCTGGCACGCTCGGCCTGCCGCCGTTCCCTACGACGACCATCGGGTCCTTTCCGCAGACGCCGGAGGTGCGCAAGGCGCGCTCCGCTCATGCGAAGGGCGAACTGAGCTATGTCGACTACGAGACCTTCCTGAAGAAGGAGACCGAGGCTGCTATTCGCTGGCAGGAGGAGATCGGGCTGGACGTGCTGGTGCACGGCGAGTTCGAACGAAACGACATGGTGCAGCATTTCGGCGAGCAACTGTCCGGCCTCGCCTTCACCCAGCATGGCTGGGTGCAGAGCTATGGCTCCCGCTACGTGCGCCCTCCCATCATTTTCGGCGACGTATCGCGGCCCAATCCGATGACGGTGCGCTGGTGGCAATTTGCCCAGTCGCTGACGGAAAAACCGGTGAAGGGAATGCTCACAGGCCCGGCGACCATTCTTAACTGGTCTTTTGTTCGCGACGACGTATCCCGCGCCGAGGCCTGCCGCCAGATCGCGCTCGCCATCCGCGATGAAGTGGCGGACCTCGAAAGAGCCGGCGCAAGGATGATCCAGATCGACGAGGCCGCGTTTCGCGAAGGCCTGCCACTGCGCAAGTCCGACTGGAAAGTCTACCTCGATTGGGCTGTCGAATGCTTCCGGCTCGCTTCAACGGGTGTAGAGGACGCGACCCAAATCCATACTCACATGTGCTATTCGGAGTTCAACGAGATCATCGACGCGATCGCTGAAATGGATGCGGATGTAATTTCGATTGAGACGTCGCGCTCGAAAATGGAACTGCTAGACGCCTTCAAGAGCTCCAAATATCCGAACGAAATCGGTCCCGGAGTCTACGACATTCACTCACCACGTGTCCCGGAAGTTGGCGAGATTTCGGATCTCGTCATGCTTGCCCGCGAGCGACTGTCCGACGGCCAACTGTGGGTAAATCCGGACTGTGGCCTCAAAACACGCAAATGGGAGGAGGTCCGCCCTGCCCTCATGAACATGGTCGCGGCAGTATGCGCGCTGCGGAAGAAAGTGCAGGCCGGAGGATTTCCTGATTCCTAA
- the metK gene encoding methionine adenosyltransferase, with the protein MTKQFVFSSESVGAGHPDKMADNISDAILDAILRTDPKARVACEALVKTGMVVLAGEITSDAQVDYSQVARETILDIGYDDDAIGFDGRRCAVVLALSEQSPDISQGVDEGRGQDLEQGAGDQGLMFGYACNETKTLMPLPIQLAHDLTKRQAQVRKTGRLGWLRPDVKSQVSVRYEGLRPVALDTIVLSTQHAEEVSQETVREGVIEEIIKPVLPPNLDTTGIRFLVNPTGRFVVGGPRGDCGLTGRKIIVDTYGGMGRHGGGAFSGKDPSKVDRSAAYAARYVAKNVVASGLAEVCEVQLAYAIGVAAPVSILVNTFGTARIEEKTIERLILELFDLRPKGIIKMLDLLRPIYRKTATYGHFGREEPEFTWERTDRADDLLREAGPAAA; encoded by the coding sequence ATGACTAAGCAGTTCGTGTTCTCTTCCGAATCCGTCGGTGCCGGACACCCGGATAAGATGGCCGACAACATCTCGGATGCGATTCTCGATGCGATCCTCCGCACCGATCCGAAGGCGCGCGTCGCGTGCGAAGCGTTGGTGAAGACAGGGATGGTCGTTCTGGCTGGCGAGATCACCAGCGATGCGCAGGTCGATTACAGCCAAGTTGCCCGCGAGACGATTCTCGATATTGGATACGATGACGATGCCATCGGCTTTGATGGTCGGCGTTGCGCCGTCGTTCTGGCTCTCTCCGAGCAGTCGCCCGACATTAGCCAGGGCGTTGACGAGGGACGAGGGCAGGATCTCGAGCAGGGGGCGGGGGATCAGGGCCTCATGTTCGGCTACGCATGCAACGAGACCAAGACATTGATGCCTTTGCCAATCCAACTCGCTCACGATTTGACAAAAAGACAGGCACAGGTGCGGAAAACGGGACGGCTTGGCTGGCTGCGCCCGGATGTGAAATCTCAAGTGTCCGTCCGCTATGAAGGTTTGCGCCCGGTGGCGCTTGATACCATAGTCCTGTCGACGCAACATGCGGAGGAGGTCTCACAAGAAACGGTCCGCGAAGGCGTCATCGAGGAGATCATAAAGCCGGTCTTGCCTCCCAACTTGGACACGACGGGGATCAGGTTCCTGGTCAATCCAACCGGCCGGTTCGTGGTCGGTGGGCCGCGCGGCGACTGCGGGCTTACCGGCCGCAAAATCATCGTCGATACCTACGGTGGGATGGGTCGTCACGGCGGCGGCGCCTTTTCGGGCAAGGACCCATCCAAGGTTGACCGCTCGGCCGCCTATGCCGCGCGGTACGTCGCAAAGAATGTCGTTGCCAGCGGCCTTGCGGAGGTCTGCGAGGTTCAGCTTGCCTACGCGATCGGCGTGGCTGCCCCGGTGTCTATCCTCGTCAACACTTTCGGGACCGCGAGGATCGAGGAAAAGACGATCGAGCGCCTCATTCTTGAGCTGTTCGATCTCCGACCGAAAGGCATCATCAAGATGCTTGATCTCTTGCGCCCAATATACCGCAAGACCGCGACATACGGACACTTCGGCCGTGAAGAGCCGGAGTTCACCTGGGAAAGGACGGACAGAGCTGACGACTTGCTGCGTGAGGCAGGACCGGCAGCTGCGTGA
- the glyA gene encoding serine hydroxymethyltransferase, which produces MDNFADGATAQPDTHGRSTLAAVDCRVHELLLRQERQERTTLKLIASENFASSAVLEATGSIFTNKYAEGYPGARYYAGNEIVDELENLAIDRLKTLFGSEHANVQPYSGSPANQAVYRALLSPGDKVMGLPLPGGGHLTHGWAVNFSGTDYKRVPYGLHKETQQIDYQRFRETAKRERPKLIWVGGTAYPRVFDYAAMAEVASEVNSYLVADIAHISGLIVAGAHPNPVGHCDVVSSTSHKSIRGPRGGFILSRNEDRYQALYHPKSKHNLAKRIDRAVFPLLQGGPHMNIIAALAVALQEAANPSFHVYGQQIVKNAKALAQALLERGYDLVTGGTDNHLLILDLRNRPLSGKAYAERLSEAGIITNFNMVPGDPRHPALTSGIRLGTPAVTSVGMCEAEMAQIAAFIDLVCRQPNDPDVHACVRRDVADFCLAFQVPGITDR; this is translated from the coding sequence ATGGACAACTTCGCAGATGGCGCGACCGCGCAGCCCGACACTCACGGACGGTCAACCTTGGCCGCGGTCGATTGCCGCGTTCACGAACTGCTTCTAAGACAGGAGCGGCAGGAGCGGACGACGCTCAAGCTGATTGCTTCCGAGAACTTCGCCTCTTCGGCGGTGCTGGAAGCGACCGGCTCGATTTTCACGAACAAGTACGCCGAGGGATACCCCGGTGCGCGCTACTACGCGGGAAACGAGATCGTCGATGAGCTTGAGAACCTCGCCATTGACCGCTTGAAAACACTATTTGGCAGCGAACACGCCAACGTCCAGCCTTATTCCGGCTCGCCGGCCAATCAGGCTGTCTATCGCGCGCTTTTGAGCCCGGGAGACAAAGTGATGGGCTTGCCCCTCCCCGGTGGGGGTCATCTGACACATGGATGGGCCGTCAACTTCTCAGGCACTGATTACAAACGCGTCCCCTATGGGCTGCACAAAGAGACGCAGCAGATTGACTATCAGCGCTTCCGCGAGACGGCCAAGCGGGAACGGCCGAAACTCATTTGGGTCGGCGGAACTGCTTATCCGCGTGTTTTTGACTATGCGGCAATGGCCGAAGTCGCTTCGGAGGTGAACTCCTATCTGGTGGCCGACATCGCACACATCAGTGGCCTGATTGTCGCAGGAGCGCACCCGAACCCCGTCGGCCATTGCGACGTCGTCAGCAGCACGTCTCACAAGTCAATCCGCGGTCCCCGCGGTGGCTTTATTTTGTCAAGGAATGAAGACCGCTATCAGGCGCTCTATCATCCGAAAAGCAAACACAATCTCGCCAAACGTATAGACCGTGCGGTGTTCCCTCTCCTGCAGGGCGGACCGCATATGAATATCATCGCCGCGCTAGCTGTCGCCTTGCAGGAAGCCGCGAACCCGTCCTTCCATGTCTACGGTCAGCAGATCGTCAAGAATGCCAAGGCGCTGGCCCAGGCGCTTCTGGAGCGGGGGTATGACCTGGTCACCGGGGGGACTGACAATCACCTGCTGATCCTTGATCTTCGGAACCGGCCGCTGTCAGGCAAGGCCTATGCCGAGCGCTTATCGGAAGCAGGCATCATTACGAACTTTAATATGGTGCCGGGCGACCCGCGGCATCCGGCGCTCACAAGCGGCATCCGCTTAGGGACACCAGCGGTGACGTCCGTGGGGATGTGCGAAGCGGAAATGGCGCAGATTGCCGCTTTCATCGACCTGGTCTGCCGCCAGCCCAATGATCCGGATGTCCATGCCTGCGTGCGGAGAGACGTTGCCGACTTCTGCCTTGCGTTCCAGGTCCCCGGCATCACCGACAGGTAA